The DNA segment TTTATTGGGCTTAAATCAATTCGTTCACCTGAATCAGCCATAGCCATAGTTAGATCTGCAGTTTCTCGCCTATTCATACCCTGAAAGAAAACAGCCATTGTCCAGACTGCTAACTGATAATCTGGCAGTCTACCTGCTGTATACTCTTTAATTAAGAATTCTATTTCATCTGTAGATAACTCTTTACCATTACGTTTCTTTAAAATAATATCATAGGCCCTCATTATATCAGCTCCAGAATTTTAGTAATTAAATCAATAAAATCATCCTTAACTCGATTGGTAGTTTCAATTACTTCTTTATGATCAAGAGATTCAGATAAAATACCTGCTGCCATATTAGTAATACATGAAATCCCTAAAACATCACAATTCATATGATTAGCCACAATTACTTCTGGTACCGTTGACATCCCTACAGCATCAGCTCCTAACCGAGCCATACAACGAACTTCAGCTGGAGTTTCATAATTAGGTCCGGTAGTCGCTAAATAAACGCCTTTACGGACATTGATTCCAATCTCTTTAGCTGCATTTTCAGCTGCAGTAATTAAATTTGAACTGTAAGGTTCAGACATATCTAGAAATCGCGGGCCAAATTCTTCCTCATTAGGACCAATTAAAGGATTAGTTCCCATAAAGTTAATATGATCATTGATAATCATTAAATCACCTACATTATAATTTCGGTTCACTCCTCCAGCTGAATTAGTAATAATTAATTTATCAGCACCTAAAAACTTCATTACCCGCACTGGAAAAGTAACTTTCTC comes from the Sporohalobacter salinus genome and includes:
- a CDS encoding purine-nucleoside phosphorylase yields the protein MERIKVEESVEYLVNLIDIEPEIALILGSGLGELAEEIKESTVISYSEIPNFPVSTVKGHAGQLVSGELKGKRVIAMQGRFHYYEGYDIEKVTFPVRVMKFLGADKLIITNSAGGVNRNYNVGDLMIINDHINFMGTNPLIGPNEEEFGPRFLDMSEPYSSNLITAAENAAKEIGINVRKGVYLATTGPNYETPAEVRCMARLGADAVGMSTVPEVIVANHMNCDVLGISCITNMAAGILSESLDHKEVIETTNRVKDDFIDLITKILELI